From Acidobacteriota bacterium, a single genomic window includes:
- a CDS encoding FecR domain-containing protein, with the protein MVTRSPVALRLLLVVCALAAAMPGLAQTAPEPDTPEPAHVAYVDGTATITHDGRADQADINVPLLSGDRLRTQDGRVEVLFVDASVLDVDHYTSLDFLSDELLRLLEGRLRLTIAGRDRVAYRIDTPAGAVRIDTPGEYRIALLGESSGRPDVELITIRGYATLVNDLGETGVGAGARAFATASLAPSYAQAYNSAAWDAFDRWAQDRRDERTGTTSARYLPDDVRVYAASFDRYGDWRYEDTYGYVWYPRVHVQWRPYSYGRWSYYGPWGWTWIAGDPWWGWPTHHYGRWGFRAGAWFWIPARHWGPAYVYWASAPGYVGWCPLGWNGRPIFNIINVKVGFGGRGYYDPYRAWTVVPRHAFASRGHVGQYAVPRHSIERAVPRWSVESAAAPVRPDTVSARANAAPIYAAGRTRVVTRGAELSSPRPVDSHGAGPSGPSREAGRRRDGMGTPRATPPAASGVLGAPATAAPVNRARSRYPSADLGPGGREGRGQVPEARGQVPEAAGADWDGPARSRSVYGPRGLPDGGPGYAPRGVPRSAPRSYEPQRSYEPPSSYEPARPRERAYDRPARRNPEYSRPAPPPAAPPSADRPTRSVPTYSRPSHARPSYGPPPSAPRGGESDRPSRAVPRGGDGPSRPVPRGTRR; encoded by the coding sequence ATGGTCACTCGTTCACCAGTCGCCCTGCGGCTCCTGCTCGTGGTGTGCGCACTCGCCGCGGCGATGCCCGGCCTCGCGCAGACCGCCCCCGAGCCAGATACGCCGGAACCGGCGCATGTCGCCTACGTGGACGGCACCGCGACGATCACGCACGATGGGCGCGCCGACCAGGCCGACATCAACGTCCCGCTCCTCTCCGGCGACCGGTTGCGCACGCAGGACGGGCGCGTGGAAGTGTTGTTCGTTGACGCCAGCGTGCTCGATGTCGACCACTACACGTCGCTCGACTTTCTCTCCGACGAGCTGCTGCGGCTGCTCGAGGGACGCCTCCGGCTGACGATCGCGGGGCGCGACCGCGTCGCGTATCGCATCGACACGCCGGCAGGCGCCGTCCGCATCGACACGCCGGGCGAGTACCGCATCGCGCTCCTCGGCGAGAGCAGCGGGCGTCCGGACGTCGAGCTGATCACGATCCGGGGTTACGCGACGCTCGTGAACGATCTCGGTGAAACCGGCGTCGGCGCGGGGGCGCGCGCCTTCGCCACGGCGTCACTGGCGCCGTCCTACGCGCAGGCGTACAACTCGGCCGCGTGGGACGCCTTCGACCGCTGGGCGCAGGATCGCCGCGACGAGCGGACCGGCACGACCTCGGCGCGCTATCTGCCGGATGATGTGCGGGTGTATGCCGCCTCGTTCGATCGGTACGGCGACTGGCGTTACGAGGACACGTACGGCTACGTCTGGTACCCACGCGTGCACGTGCAGTGGCGCCCCTACTCCTACGGCCGCTGGAGCTATTACGGCCCGTGGGGCTGGACGTGGATTGCCGGCGACCCGTGGTGGGGGTGGCCCACGCATCACTACGGCCGCTGGGGTTTTCGCGCGGGCGCGTGGTTCTGGATTCCCGCGCGGCACTGGGGGCCAGCCTACGTGTACTGGGCCTCGGCGCCGGGTTACGTCGGCTGGTGCCCGCTCGGGTGGAACGGCCGGCCGATCTTCAACATCATCAACGTGAAGGTCGGCTTCGGCGGGCGCGGGTACTACGACCCGTACCGCGCGTGGACGGTCGTGCCGCGACACGCCTTCGCCTCCCGCGGCCATGTCGGCCAATACGCGGTGCCGCGCCACTCCATCGAGCGTGCCGTGCCGCGATGGTCGGTCGAGAGCGCAGCGGCGCCCGTGCGCCCGGACACGGTGAGTGCCCGCGCCAACGCCGCTCCGATCTACGCCGCGGGACGGACGCGCGTGGTCACACGCGGGGCGGAGCTTTCGAGCCCGCGGCCGGTTGACTCGCACGGGGCGGGCCCTTCAGGTCCGTCACGCGAGGCTGGAAGGCGCCGTGACGGAATGGGAACGCCGCGCGCCACTCCCCCGGCCGCATCCGGCGTGCTCGGCGCGCCGGCCACCGCCGCGCCGGTAAATCGCGCACGCTCCCGATACCCGTCGGCCGATCTCGGACCGGGGGGGCGTGAGGGCAGAGGCCAGGTACCAGAGGCCAGAGGTCAGGTGCCGGAGGCCGCGGGTGCGGATTGGGATGGGCCTGCGCGGAGCCGTTCAGTTTACGGCCCGCGCGGCCTGCCCGATGGTGGGCCAGGCTACGCGCCGCGCGGCGTCCCTCGTTCGGCGCCGCGGAGCTACGAGCCACAGCGGAGCTACGAGCCGCCGTCGAGCTACGAGCCGGCGCGGCCGCGCGAGCGGGCGTACGACCGGCCGGCGCGGCGCAACCCGGAGTACTCGCGACCGGCGCCGCCGCCCGCGGCTCCGCCGAGCGCCGATCGCCCGACCCGCTCCGTCCCCACGTACTCCCGCCCGTCGCACGCGCGTCCGTCGTACGGTCCGCCGCCGTCGGCTCCGCGCGGCGGCGAAAGCGACCGTCCGTCGCGCGCCGTCCCGCGCGGGGGCGATGGCCCGTCGCGCCCTGTTCCGCGTGGAACGAGACGTTGA